In the genome of Candidatus Nitrosotenuis sp. DW1, one region contains:
- a CDS encoding Fic family protein, translating into MVRIKKREIKGKTYYYLEHSIRKGNQVHKKEVYLGSKIPSDIEKIKKKFLDDLYREKWFVDLEKIRQNFSKEHKTMPKSAKEKELQIFSIKFTYDTQRIEGSTLTHKETADLLERGITPKNKPVRDVMEAEAHRDIFYEILKTGKELSLQAVLDWHWDLFQLTKPDIAGKIRKHPVGISGSKFIPPSPVEVYPMLSDFFKWYNKNKKTLNPVELAALAHLKFVTIHPFADGNGRISRLIMNFILNKMGYPMLDIPYEGRSSYYNALERSNLKDEDGIFLQWLMKRYIKEYKRYLR; encoded by the coding sequence GTGGTGAGAATCAAGAAGCGGGAGATAAAAGGAAAAACCTACTATTATCTGGAACACAGCATAAGAAAAGGTAATCAAGTGCACAAAAAGGAAGTCTATCTTGGCAGCAAAATTCCTTCGGACATTGAAAAGATCAAAAAGAAATTTCTTGATGATCTCTATCGTGAGAAATGGTTTGTTGACCTAGAAAAGATCAGGCAGAATTTTTCAAAAGAACACAAGACGATGCCAAAGTCTGCCAAGGAAAAGGAATTACAAATTTTCTCAATCAAGTTCACATATGACACTCAAAGAATTGAAGGCTCAACGTTAACTCACAAGGAAACTGCTGATCTTTTGGAAAGGGGCATCACACCAAAAAACAAGCCCGTAAGGGATGTAATGGAAGCAGAGGCTCACCGAGATATTTTCTATGAAATCCTAAAAACTGGAAAAGAACTATCATTGCAAGCAGTGCTTGACTGGCATTGGGATCTTTTCCAGCTCACAAAACCTGACATTGCTGGAAAAATAAGAAAACACCCAGTGGGCATTTCTGGAAGCAAATTCATTCCTCCGTCACCAGTGGAAGTCTATCCAATGTTATCTGACTTTTTCAAGTGGTATAATAAAAATAAAAAAACACTAAATCCAGTTGAGCTTGCAGCACTTGCGCACCTGAAATTTGTGACGATTCATCCGTTTGCTGATGGCAATGGAAGGATATCGAGACTGATCATGAATTTCATTCTAAACAAGATGGGCTATCCGATGCTGGATATTCCATATGAGGGAAGAAGTAGTTACTATAACGCACTTGAGAGATCAAACCTGAAGGACGAGGATGGGATATTTCTTCAATGGTTGATGAAGCGATACATCAAAGAATACAAAAGATATCTTAGATAG
- a CDS encoding Lrp/AsnC family transcriptional regulator, which yields MATAYVLINCELGSEEAIIKQLKSLEGVKEVHGTFGAYDILAKIESPTVEALRETITWKIRKIEKIRSTLTLMGIEGQS from the coding sequence ATGGCAACAGCTTATGTTTTAATAAACTGCGAACTTGGATCTGAAGAAGCGATCATAAAGCAACTCAAATCCCTGGAAGGAGTAAAAGAGGTCCACGGCACATTCGGTGCATACGACATCTTGGCCAAAATCGAGTCTCCAACAGTCGAGGCGCTACGCGAGACCATCACATGGAAGATTCGAAAGATAGAGAAAATCCGATCTACACTGACCCTGATGGGTATTGAAGGCCAATCTTAA
- a CDS encoding EVE domain-containing protein has product MVNYWLGKQEPSSYNFDSLEKEKKTSWDDVHNNLALKHMREMKKGDLAFFYHTGDERQIVGIMEVTSEPYPNPKEKNPRFITIDVKFKKRLARPVTLDEIKKNAKFASWDLLRISRLSVMPVPPKIWNEIIKISQK; this is encoded by the coding sequence ATGGTGAACTACTGGCTTGGAAAGCAGGAGCCAAGCTCCTACAACTTTGACTCGCTGGAAAAAGAAAAGAAAACATCCTGGGACGATGTCCACAACAACCTGGCGCTAAAGCACATGAGGGAAATGAAAAAAGGCGATCTTGCATTTTTCTACCACACAGGAGACGAGCGACAGATAGTCGGGATAATGGAGGTAACATCCGAGCCGTACCCAAACCCGAAGGAAAAAAATCCGCGCTTTATCACCATCGACGTGAAATTCAAAAAGCGACTTGCAAGACCTGTCACGCTAGATGAGATAAAGAAAAATGCGAAATTTGCAAGCTGGGACCTGTTGCGGATATCGCGGCTCTCCGTGATGCCGGTGCCGCCCAAAATCTGGAACGAAATCATCAAAATTTCCCAAAAATAG
- the pheT gene encoding phenylalanine--tRNA ligase subunit beta encodes MPVVTLYLDRLQRLVGGKTNKGKILQVLPFLGLDIEEEQKDFVRVEYSPNRPDYATDVGIASGLQGLLGVKKGQVKMSIKKEKKKFLIKSDSSVKKIRPYISGVIARNGKLDDESIRQLIALQEDLHFGIGRRRKKASIGIHDLDSISSPLRYTAVSKDHEFVPLASTQSITVKEILEKTSTGQEYSHILGDSPRVPIILDAKNHTISFPPIINSALTTVSSGTKNILVEVTGIDKNAVDDSLSVVATTLQNMGFAISDVVIDAKNSSDVFKARTILIDPVLVNQILGLDLSIPKICDSLKKCRLDAVPRGKKILCSIPRFRFDILGEMDLVEEIALGHGIENLKPSLPPSISVGEKNNVTKKLDQITSVMIGLGFTEALNSSLTSKQILYDYTKRDSSEIIEVAESKSLEHTVLRDSILPGLLENLSKNIHESYPQKLFETGVVFTRGHPIDETIAISCVSAHKDANFTEIKSVLQSLLKTDSNIVCKTNSFAHPSFASGRTAEILVGGKPVGIVGEIDSQVIDNFKIRVPVSGFEIKLSGLIFD; translated from the coding sequence ATGCCAGTAGTCACGCTGTACCTTGACAGGTTGCAAAGGCTTGTCGGAGGAAAAACAAACAAGGGAAAAATTTTGCAAGTCCTGCCGTTTTTGGGACTGGACATCGAGGAGGAGCAAAAGGACTTTGTCAGAGTCGAGTACAGCCCGAACCGGCCCGACTATGCCACTGATGTCGGTATTGCATCCGGACTGCAGGGATTATTGGGCGTAAAAAAGGGGCAGGTCAAGATGTCAATCAAAAAGGAAAAAAAGAAATTTCTGATCAAATCTGATTCATCTGTTAAGAAAATCCGCCCGTACATTTCTGGAGTAATTGCAAGGAATGGAAAGCTGGATGATGAGTCCATACGGCAGCTGATTGCGTTACAGGAAGACCTTCACTTTGGGATTGGGCGCAGGCGCAAAAAGGCGTCAATTGGCATACATGATTTGGACTCGATATCGTCGCCTCTCCGGTACACTGCCGTATCAAAGGACCACGAGTTTGTACCGTTGGCATCGACCCAAAGCATAACAGTAAAGGAAATACTTGAAAAGACAAGCACTGGACAGGAATATTCCCACATACTGGGGGACAGCCCAAGGGTGCCGATAATCCTAGATGCAAAGAATCACACCATATCGTTTCCTCCCATAATCAACTCTGCTCTGACTACCGTATCATCTGGAACGAAAAACATCCTAGTCGAGGTAACAGGGATTGACAAGAACGCAGTCGATGACTCGTTATCTGTGGTTGCGACAACCCTGCAGAACATGGGATTTGCCATATCTGATGTTGTGATAGATGCAAAAAATTCGTCAGACGTATTCAAGGCGCGAACCATTCTGATTGATCCTGTTCTGGTAAACCAAATTTTAGGACTGGACCTGAGCATTCCAAAAATCTGCGACTCTCTGAAAAAGTGCAGGCTTGATGCCGTTCCAAGGGGAAAGAAGATCCTCTGCAGCATCCCGCGGTTCCGATTTGACATACTGGGCGAGATGGACCTAGTCGAGGAGATAGCACTTGGTCACGGAATTGAAAACCTGAAACCGTCGCTTCCACCGTCAATATCTGTCGGGGAGAAAAACAATGTCACAAAGAAGCTTGACCAAATCACGTCCGTGATGATTGGACTTGGGTTTACCGAGGCGCTCAACTCTAGTTTGACTAGCAAGCAAATCCTGTATGATTACACCAAAAGGGATTCGTCAGAAATAATCGAGGTGGCCGAATCCAAAAGCCTCGAGCACACCGTACTGCGAGACTCGATACTTCCAGGACTGTTGGAGAATCTCTCAAAGAACATACACGAGTCGTACCCCCAAAAATTGTTTGAGACCGGAGTCGTATTCACAAGGGGGCACCCAATTGATGAAACCATCGCAATATCATGCGTGAGTGCGCACAAGGACGCCAACTTCACGGAGATAAAGTCAGTCCTGCAGTCCTTGCTCAAAACCGACTCTAACATTGTCTGCAAGACAAATTCTTTCGCTCATCCGTCGTTTGCAAGCGGAAGGACTGCGGAGATTTTGGTCGGGGGAAAACCAGTGGGAATAGTGGGCGAAATAGATTCACAGGTGATTGACAATTTCAAAATCAGAGTGCCGGTGTCCGGATTTGAGATAAAACTATCTGGATTAATATTTGACTAG
- the pheS gene encoding phenylalanine--tRNA ligase subunit alpha, which translates to MSLVLHPIEKTMIKILKELPNLTPEEIAERSGLSIDQIRRGIEWLRLKNLAVVIESEKSFASLGKNGLSSIDEGLPERRLVQLIENQPVSFDELRKKLLDEINVAIANAKRNDWIAIQKGESSSMVSLKGKPEQTREEKLISIIGKNKIPLDMVQDRPALESLEKRPDYIIIETIKSKTVSLTDEAKIIDLDLIDSGAIDVAADAPVVFAARTHPLKDTISEIRETFVSLGFTEIMGDLAQPSFWNFDALFTPQDHPAREMQDTFYIKGKLAEKFATPSQIRQVSDSHRKGWRYDWNVDAAKKMVLRTHTTCVTIKYLAENKPEEARVFSLGRVFRNEKVSYKHLVEFNQVEGIVVGKNVSLRDLMGIQKEFYKKLGLAKIKFWPTFFPYTEPSLQTMVYNDKLEKWVELFGMGIFRPEVTRPFGITRPVLAWGGGIERIAMLKYGLDDVREFYNNNLGWLRNVPKCQ; encoded by the coding sequence TTGTCACTGGTTCTCCATCCGATTGAAAAAACAATGATCAAAATTCTAAAGGAGCTGCCGAATCTGACGCCGGAGGAAATTGCAGAAAGGAGCGGACTGTCAATTGATCAGATACGGCGCGGAATCGAGTGGCTTCGCCTGAAAAACCTGGCAGTTGTTATCGAGTCTGAAAAGTCATTTGCGTCGCTGGGAAAAAACGGGCTGTCATCAATAGACGAGGGGCTCCCCGAAAGAAGACTGGTCCAGCTAATTGAGAACCAGCCCGTATCGTTTGACGAACTAAGAAAAAAACTGCTAGACGAAATCAATGTCGCAATTGCAAACGCCAAGCGAAACGACTGGATTGCAATCCAGAAAGGCGAGTCATCAAGCATGGTCTCGCTCAAGGGCAAACCGGAGCAGACGCGCGAGGAAAAACTGATCTCGATAATTGGAAAAAACAAAATCCCGCTGGACATGGTGCAGGACCGGCCAGCACTGGAGTCACTTGAAAAGAGACCTGACTATATCATAATTGAAACCATAAAATCAAAAACCGTATCCCTGACTGACGAGGCCAAAATAATCGACCTGGACTTGATTGATTCTGGGGCAATCGACGTTGCTGCAGATGCGCCTGTCGTATTTGCGGCAAGGACGCACCCGCTAAAAGACACCATCAGCGAGATCCGCGAGACCTTTGTGAGTCTGGGATTTACCGAGATAATGGGCGACTTGGCGCAGCCGAGCTTTTGGAACTTTGATGCATTGTTCACGCCGCAGGACCACCCTGCGCGCGAGATGCAGGACACCTTTTACATAAAGGGGAAACTGGCAGAAAAGTTTGCCACGCCGTCCCAGATAAGGCAGGTCTCTGATTCCCACAGAAAGGGCTGGAGATACGACTGGAACGTGGACGCTGCAAAAAAGATGGTGCTGCGAACGCACACCACGTGCGTCACCATCAAGTACCTGGCAGAAAACAAGCCAGAGGAAGCTAGGGTGTTCTCACTTGGAAGGGTGTTTAGAAACGAGAAGGTCAGCTACAAGCACCTAGTCGAGTTTAACCAAGTCGAGGGGATAGTCGTTGGAAAAAACGTGTCTCTCCGAGACCTGATGGGAATACAAAAAGAGTTCTACAAAAAACTCGGACTGGCAAAGATAAAGTTCTGGCCGACGTTCTTCCCGTATACTGAGCCGTCGCTCCAAACCATGGTGTACAACGACAAGCTGGAAAAATGGGTCGAGCTGTTTGGAATGGGAATATTCCGGCCCGAGGTGACAAGGCCGTTTGGCATTACTAGGCCAGTCCTTGCATGGGGAGGGGGAATTGAGAGAATCGCGATGCTCAAGTACGGACTGGATGATGTCCGTGAATTTTACAACAACAACCTTGGGTGGTTGAGGAATGTGCCAAAATGCCAGTAG
- a CDS encoding tryptophan--tRNA ligase, with protein MPSDEFIVTPWHVEGDIDYDKLIKQFGTEKITNLILKKIERVTGEIHFMLRRGVFFSHRDLGRLLDDYEKGNKFFLYTGRGPSGHTHIGHLVPWVFAKWLQEKFDTNIYFQLTDDEKFFAKQDLTLEQTRNFAYENALDFIALGFKPEKTKIIINTKNIRTLYPIAAEVAKKINFSNTKAVFGFTNETNIGMIFYTSLQSAPCFIEDRPVLIPLGVDQDPHFRITRDVAPRIGKIKPALIHNIMIPSLSGPGGKMSASDESGTVYTTDSPDVVKKKINKYAFSGGQATVEEHRKIGGNPDIDVSYQYLRIFFEPDDKKLKTIYDDYKSGRMLTGELKAVLIEKVNAFLKTHQEKREKAKSQIDQFLLEDK; from the coding sequence ATGCCCTCTGACGAATTCATCGTTACTCCTTGGCATGTCGAGGGGGACATTGATTACGACAAGCTGATCAAACAGTTCGGCACAGAAAAAATCACGAATCTCATACTAAAAAAAATAGAAAGAGTCACAGGCGAAATTCACTTTATGCTAAGGCGGGGCGTGTTCTTCTCGCACCGGGACCTCGGCAGGCTGCTAGACGATTACGAAAAGGGCAACAAGTTTTTCCTGTACACTGGAAGAGGGCCGTCGGGTCACACGCACATAGGGCACCTGGTCCCGTGGGTTTTTGCAAAATGGCTCCAGGAGAAGTTTGACACCAACATCTACTTTCAGCTGACAGACGACGAAAAGTTCTTTGCAAAGCAGGACCTCACCCTGGAGCAGACTAGGAACTTTGCGTACGAGAACGCGCTTGACTTTATCGCATTGGGGTTCAAGCCGGAAAAGACGAAGATAATAATCAACACGAAAAACATCAGGACCCTTTACCCCATAGCTGCGGAGGTTGCAAAAAAGATCAACTTTTCAAACACAAAGGCGGTGTTCGGGTTTACAAACGAGACAAACATAGGGATGATCTTCTACACCTCGCTCCAGTCGGCGCCGTGCTTTATCGAGGACAGGCCAGTCCTTATTCCGCTTGGAGTGGACCAGGATCCGCATTTTAGAATAACGCGCGACGTGGCGCCAAGGATTGGAAAGATAAAGCCGGCGCTAATCCACAACATCATGATACCGTCGCTTTCAGGCCCCGGAGGAAAGATGTCTGCGTCTGACGAGTCCGGAACCGTATACACGACAGATTCCCCAGATGTGGTAAAGAAGAAGATAAACAAGTACGCCTTTTCGGGCGGGCAGGCAACTGTAGAGGAGCACAGGAAGATTGGCGGAAACCCGGACATCGACGTGTCGTACCAGTACCTCAGAATATTCTTTGAGCCAGACGATAAAAAACTAAAAACCATTTACGACGACTACAAGTCAGGCAGGATGCTCACTGGCGAGCTAAAGGCAGTGCTGATCGAGAAGGTAAACGCGTTTCTGAAAACCCACCAGGAAAAGCGTGAAAAGGCAAAAAGCCAGATTGACCAGTTCCTCCTTGAGGACAAATGA
- a CDS encoding phosphopantetheine adenylyltransferase, with amino-acid sequence MTQFKLVAMGGTFDLIHAGHTALLDRAFSISSGVIIGLTSDSLAARKGKKPRHTYQQRFDILESLLKKRFAGKSYTISPLDDDFGPAVLEKEVEALIVSDETAHQGDVLNLKRSQKGLDPVQVITVPMVLASDGNRISSTRIRNSEIDPQGNLLKS; translated from the coding sequence ATGACACAATTCAAGCTCGTAGCAATGGGCGGGACATTCGATCTCATCCACGCCGGCCACACCGCCCTGCTTGACCGGGCGTTTTCCATATCGTCCGGAGTAATAATAGGGCTGACTAGCGATTCCCTTGCAGCAAGAAAAGGCAAAAAGCCCCGGCACACATACCAGCAAAGATTTGACATTTTAGAATCATTACTCAAAAAAAGATTTGCGGGAAAATCATACACAATAAGCCCCCTTGATGACGACTTTGGTCCCGCTGTCCTCGAAAAAGAGGTGGAGGCACTCATCGTCAGCGACGAGACGGCGCACCAGGGCGATGTACTAAACCTGAAGAGAAGCCAAAAGGGACTGGACCCAGTCCAGGTGATTACAGTCCCGATGGTTCTGGCTAGCGACGGAAACCGAATCTCGAGCACCAGAATACGAAACTCTGAGATCGACCCGCAGGGAAACCTTCTGAAAAGTTGA
- a CDS encoding thioredoxin family protein — protein MVVMESQIVLKAGDRAPEFDLTGIDDKRYSLSSFKGYDALLVIFMCNHCPYVKAKVSAINEIQNKFKGKVAVVGINSNDSVAYPDDSFESMKKFAAEKKISFFYLVDETQQVAKKYGAVCTPDPFLFDKEQKLVFHGKIDNAMKPEDSATEKTMIANIEKLLGGQKIAKDFDPSIGCSIKWKS, from the coding sequence ATGGTAGTAATGGAATCACAGATAGTCCTAAAGGCGGGGGACAGGGCGCCTGAATTTGATCTGACAGGGATTGACGACAAAAGGTACTCGCTTTCAAGCTTCAAAGGGTATGATGCGTTATTGGTAATTTTCATGTGCAACCACTGCCCGTATGTCAAGGCAAAGGTGAGCGCGATAAACGAAATCCAGAACAAGTTCAAGGGCAAAGTCGCAGTAGTTGGAATAAACAGCAACGACTCGGTTGCATATCCTGACGACTCCTTTGAAAGCATGAAAAAATTTGCAGCCGAAAAGAAGATCAGTTTCTTTTACCTGGTGGACGAGACTCAGCAGGTGGCAAAAAAATACGGGGCAGTCTGCACTCCGGATCCGTTCTTGTTTGACAAGGAGCAAAAGCTAGTGTTCCACGGAAAGATAGACAACGCAATGAAGCCGGAAGATTCCGCAACTGAAAAAACAATGATTGCAAACATTGAGAAATTACTTGGCGGTCAAAAGATTGCAAAAGATTTTGATCCTTCGATTGGTTGTTCCATAAAATGGAAGAGTTGA
- a CDS encoding ArsR family transcriptional regulator, protein MTRGYSLDEIQQKLIDVLSDSKTGLSGVEISERLKVNRATMAKYLNVFAAEGLIKQKSAGNINLWFIESGTEKLHFPDDYFHVKEKFLEYLTSGSQNQVYNLVRNCQHSGASISKIISEIMIPAIDSIDDLYLQAKIGKSESKLFRGIISNSIQILNMAPHDSNPKKNVIVISADSQSAPHSHAASCALGSLGWQVWALGDMSDAIDVMYDLDLQKFLTRIWKQKQGIMVVLVISATDERIKFFSEAVNSVRPKFGKNMHLAIYSRTGKKSSAKAEFVTGDFENAIQWAESVSSSALG, encoded by the coding sequence ATGACCCGAGGTTATTCCCTAGATGAAATACAGCAAAAGCTAATCGATGTCCTGTCTGACTCAAAGACGGGGCTTTCGGGTGTGGAGATTTCTGAAAGACTCAAAGTCAACCGCGCAACGATGGCAAAGTACCTGAACGTATTTGCGGCGGAGGGCCTGATAAAGCAAAAGAGCGCAGGCAACATCAATTTGTGGTTTATAGAATCCGGAACCGAAAAGCTGCACTTTCCAGACGACTATTTTCACGTAAAGGAAAAATTCCTAGAGTACCTGACCTCGGGCTCGCAGAATCAGGTGTACAACCTGGTCCGAAACTGCCAGCACTCGGGGGCAAGCATTTCAAAAATAATTAGCGAAATAATGATCCCGGCAATTGATTCTATAGATGATTTGTACCTGCAGGCAAAAATAGGCAAGTCAGAATCAAAGCTGTTCCGCGGAATAATTTCAAACTCGATTCAAATCCTAAACATGGCCCCCCACGACTCCAATCCGAAGAAAAACGTAATCGTGATATCTGCAGACTCGCAGAGCGCGCCCCACTCCCATGCCGCGTCGTGCGCGCTTGGCTCACTTGGGTGGCAGGTCTGGGCGCTAGGCGACATGTCAGACGCAATAGACGTAATGTACGACCTTGACTTGCAAAAATTCCTCACCCGAATATGGAAGCAAAAGCAGGGGATAATGGTGGTGCTGGTGATCTCTGCGACAGATGAGAGAATCAAGTTCTTCTCAGAGGCGGTAAACTCTGTTCGGCCGAAGTTTGGAAAAAACATGCACCTTGCCATCTATTCTAGGACCGGCAAAAAATCAAGTGCAAAGGCGGAGTTTGTAACTGGAGATTTTGAAAACGCAATCCAGTGGGCAGAGTCCGTCTCCTCAAGTGCGCTTGGATAA
- a CDS encoding KAP family P-loop NTPase fold protein — protein MVSKVKILTDDIELDPTKDFVRLSDTIVSFITGSDPRFSVGIYGDWGTGKSTLMRLVEKKLNENNDKKTGKTLTIWFNAWRYEREEQVATIALLKTIAYAMSEHDIYKNVAKSIWNAMKTVGKDWAKQAFTTLIASEEAWNSLKTNLNEKMKLLQEAEKETIYFDGIRVIESEIEKILEKDSESRIVVFIDDLDRCSPQKVLEVLESIKVFFDMKGFVFIVGLSDRTVTRLITKYYDNSGINGEDYIQKIIQLPIRIPPWNSVDIEKIIETKVAIKLDKKYADFIKSKKAIIGIAVQPNPRELKRFINNIIVALEIYAELLKNNLIKEQELLILEALKWRWNEFYEDLMSSTEVRTELNKLLNMSNKVRESEIRQLRNVKEQDLAYVDTVVRQMDVDLWKFLTSADIVNTFLAIRNWDVYRRVAETTKVIPKIYLDRLDEDLLRGVNLDNMKKLFGENKGDALDRNVLLQKALREYFETDRKKHRGSNVK, from the coding sequence TTGGTATCTAAGGTAAAAATTCTAACAGATGACATAGAACTAGATCCTACTAAGGATTTTGTGAGATTGAGTGATACCATTGTCTCGTTTATCACCGGCTCAGATCCGCGATTCTCAGTAGGGATCTATGGTGATTGGGGAACTGGAAAAAGTACTCTAATGAGATTAGTTGAGAAAAAACTAAATGAAAATAATGATAAGAAAACGGGAAAGACGTTAACTATTTGGTTTAATGCGTGGCGTTATGAGCGTGAAGAACAAGTAGCCACAATAGCATTATTGAAAACTATTGCCTATGCAATGAGCGAGCATGATATCTACAAGAATGTTGCAAAGTCGATTTGGAATGCAATGAAAACTGTTGGGAAAGATTGGGCAAAACAGGCGTTTACGACATTAATAGCATCTGAGGAAGCTTGGAATAGTCTGAAAACTAATCTGAATGAAAAAATGAAGTTATTACAGGAAGCAGAAAAAGAAACGATCTATTTCGACGGAATACGAGTAATTGAATCCGAAATAGAAAAAATACTGGAAAAAGATAGTGAAAGTAGAATAGTTGTTTTTATAGACGATCTGGACAGATGTTCACCACAAAAAGTACTTGAGGTGTTGGAATCAATTAAGGTATTTTTTGACATGAAGGGTTTTGTGTTTATTGTTGGATTAAGCGATAGAACAGTTACTAGATTAATCACAAAATATTATGATAATAGTGGTATTAATGGAGAAGATTACATACAAAAAATCATTCAATTACCTATTAGGATTCCACCGTGGAATTCTGTTGATATAGAGAAAATTATAGAGACTAAAGTTGCAATAAAACTCGATAAAAAATATGCAGATTTTATAAAATCAAAAAAGGCAATAATTGGAATAGCTGTTCAACCAAATCCTAGAGAACTTAAGCGATTCATAAACAACATAATTGTAGCATTGGAAATCTATGCTGAATTGCTTAAAAATAATCTGATTAAAGAACAGGAGCTTCTCATTTTAGAGGCTCTAAAATGGCGCTGGAATGAATTCTATGAAGATTTAATGTCTAGCACTGAAGTAAGAACAGAACTCAACAAACTCCTGAATATGTCAAATAAGGTACGTGAATCAGAGATACGACAACTGAGAAATGTAAAAGAACAAGATTTAGCATATGTGGATACTGTTGTACGTCAAATGGATGTGGATCTGTGGAAATTTCTAACAAGTGCTGATATCGTAAATACATTTCTGGCAATAAGAAATTGGGATGTTTATAGGAGAGTGGCAGAAACTACTAAGGTCATACCAAAAATATACTTGGATAGATTAGATGAAGATCTACTGAGGGGTGTTAATCTTGATAATATGAAAAAACTATTTGGTGAGAATAAAGGCGATGCATTAGATAGGAATGTTCTACTCCAAAAAGCACTAAGAGAATACTTCGAAACAGACAGAAAAAAACACAGGGGTTCTAATGTTAAGTAG
- a CDS encoding AbiTii domain-containing protein: MITKGMPRELDEALRIARGVRDAIISGTGKTTSNLRGFLTVAQILAREEDQKWAESELNGYADSNLPQYRSSSFGYVSDDKVRLKMSHNIPIASGVAKMESYSRKGDDNTYVKLAVRPAIKQKVSDILGSMRISNWDEITVDVPRIEFDGIVDNIETEMIKRLNKMVIEITYGNIPYDIFKEFQEKVDKKLADSAPQAVSALNTANEMLGISEDPERVAAVALACRRLIKHVADEVFQARKEPYMFEINGKQIPLDVSDAKTLNRLAAYVDSLKIPSRKQLIAQVDLLRQFYSGDESVINKGIHGDIGNAEARRMVLYTYVLLGDILLAKEQQI; this comes from the coding sequence ATGATAACCAAGGGTATGCCTAGAGAACTAGATGAGGCGTTAAGAATAGCTAGGGGTGTAAGAGATGCAATCATCTCTGGTACTGGAAAAACAACTAGTAATCTTCGAGGCTTTTTGACTGTGGCCCAAATACTTGCAAGAGAAGAAGATCAAAAATGGGCAGAAAGTGAATTAAATGGATATGCGGATTCTAATTTACCGCAATATAGATCATCATCATTTGGATACGTATCTGATGATAAAGTTAGGCTAAAAATGTCTCATAATATTCCAATAGCTTCGGGAGTAGCTAAAATGGAGTCGTATTCAAGAAAGGGGGATGATAATACTTATGTTAAACTGGCAGTTCGTCCAGCTATTAAACAAAAGGTGAGTGATATACTTGGTAGTATGCGTATTAGCAACTGGGATGAAATTACTGTAGACGTACCGCGTATAGAATTTGATGGTATAGTAGATAACATTGAAACAGAAATGATAAAAAGATTAAACAAAATGGTAATTGAAATAACTTATGGCAATATTCCATATGATATTTTTAAGGAATTCCAAGAAAAAGTTGATAAAAAATTAGCTGATTCTGCTCCCCAAGCTGTCAGTGCACTGAATACTGCTAATGAAATGCTAGGGATCTCGGAAGATCCTGAACGTGTTGCTGCAGTGGCATTAGCTTGTAGAAGACTGATAAAACACGTGGCAGATGAGGTTTTTCAAGCAAGGAAGGAACCATATATGTTTGAAATTAACGGAAAACAGATCCCATTAGATGTAAGTGATGCTAAAACGCTCAATAGATTAGCCGCATATGTTGATTCACTTAAAATACCGTCAAGAAAACAGCTTATAGCTCAGGTTGACTTGTTGAGGCAATTTTACAGTGGAGATGAATCTGTAATTAACAAAGGTATTCATGGTGATATTGGCAATGCAGAAGCCAGAAGAATGGTTCTGTATACCTATGTTTTATTGGGTGACATTTTACTAGCGAAGGAACAACAAATCTAA